A single region of the Thermococcus paralvinellae genome encodes:
- a CDS encoding PHP domain-containing protein, translating into MEFYKGSQWVRIDLHLHTVSDREFKYSGTNFEEDFIKKLEDENIKIAAITNHNKFNYNEFLRLRHLASKRGIWLLPGVELSVNDGKEGIHALIIFDDSEITARDFVSDFITLCFEGRERFDDEGRPKPSAVNLEQLIEKLDKFGKEYLLIMAHVSNNKGLFKSFKIGRIVNLAERRLLREKIIAFQDINDYFRDSLRMDLDNVLRMDIGSIFLHTCPFQILNV; encoded by the coding sequence ATGGAATTCTACAAAGGAAGTCAGTGGGTTAGGATAGATCTCCACCTCCACACAGTATCTGATAGAGAGTTTAAGTATTCTGGAACAAATTTTGAAGAAGACTTCATCAAAAAGCTTGAAGATGAAAATATAAAAATTGCCGCAATAACTAATCACAACAAGTTTAATTATAATGAATTTCTTAGGTTACGCCATTTGGCGAGTAAAAGGGGGATATGGTTGTTGCCTGGAGTTGAATTATCTGTGAATGATGGGAAAGAGGGTATTCATGCGTTAATAATCTTTGATGATAGCGAGATTACAGCAAGAGATTTTGTATCTGACTTTATCACGCTATGCTTTGAGGGAAGAGAACGATTCGATGATGAAGGACGTCCCAAGCCTAGTGCAGTTAACTTGGAACAATTAATTGAGAAACTTGATAAATTTGGCAAGGAATATCTCCTGATAATGGCACACGTGAGTAACAACAAAGGCCTTTTTAAGTCTTTTAAGATTGGAAGGATTGTTAATCTTGCAGAACGACGATTATTGAGAGAGAAGATAATTGCATTCCAGGACATAAACGATTATTTTAGAGACAGTTTGAGGATGGACTTAGACAACGTTTTAAGGAT